The segment ACTGATCATTTTGTTTCAATAAAGTGGGTTTGATCcaaaagaaacataaacaaaagcaatataataatgaaaacaactaATGTAACCTATTATTTTTGATATTAAGTTATACTACTTTTTAAAGAATACTGTTCACAGCAGGTGGCAATGTTGATCAAAAACAGTGTAGGTTAATGATGTAAAGTGATGGCATCAGCGTCTAGCAGTGTGGAACATCAAGATGCTCACAGTGGTAACAAGAACAggttttattaatatttttaataccATATATAATGCAATTGCATATCTTTGGCGAAAATAAATCTTCGTTAGCATACAAAAACCAAAAGCCAACAGCTTTAACTTGTTTAGCACTGTATTGGCCGCACAAAACGGAGCAAAGTAGTATAGCTAACTTTGCAACAAAATTTGGCAGTGGCAGAGTAATACTATTTCCATAAAGGTTGTGGATCGATTATTGCATCTCTCTTACAAGAGGAAACATAGATCAAGAATTCCTTTCAAAATGTTGGCATTTTTTCTGTTTAgcacaaaaaaaggagaaattgATAACAGGAGGTTAGATTTTGTCTGTTACAAACATGCACTCATTCGCTTCATAAATAGATTCACTTGGAAGAGGATACAGGTTTGAGGAGGAAGCATGCAACGCTTTGAGTAATAAAACCTTCAGCTTGTCACACTgtctttcagaaaaaaaaaaaagaaatcttgaatcacAATTTTCCAGTCTAACAGATGCAGGCAGGTCATTGTGGATAGGTATCTTGATGGTCCTCCATAGCCCAAACACCCATTCCCAGCAATCACCCCCACCCCGAGTTACAAAAGTCTCTATATGGCTTTGTTCTCCTGTATGAACGATACTATTGCCATTTGTTTTGTTGGACAGGAATTTTCCCAAACAAAAAAGGCTCAAAATGGCCAGTGAACGATCAGATAAGGAGAAGGAGGCACACTGGGACACAAGATCAAGAGTCAGAGGTTAGGGTTCACAGGGTCCGGAGTATGATAGGGGCAAAAAAAATTATCTTAATTTCCTGTTAAGTTTGTGCTCTTGACAGTACATTTGGAGCCCTCAAATTCAGCTGCGTATACCAGCGAGGTGCAACAAAGAGCCGGCAGCTTCCTTCAGCTCGTCATCTAGCTCCGGCTTGGCCTCACGTCGTGCCCTCTTGCGGACAGGCCACTTGATCGCGGGTGGACGCCGTGAAGTCTGGTGGGTGCCCCTCTCGTCCCAGAGGTCGGAGTCCTCGTCACTGTGGAAGCCCTCGCTGCCGGCACGGCGGGACTGCCTGCGGTCACAGCCTCCCTCATCCAGAGAGGAtagagacgaggaggaggaacgGGAAGAGCAGCGCTGCAGGGCTGCACTGCTGTAGTTGTGGTCCTGCTTTGGATCACTGCTCACCAGAAAGGCGTCGGGTCTGGAGAGGTCCAGTGGGCCGTCAGAATTGCCTGAGGAGGACAGAAATGGACAAACACTTAAGTAAACATTCAACTACAAAGTGATATTTTAAATTCTGATACAGCATTATAAAACCCACAAATGTCTCATATTAAAGTTAAGTAATAGGAATTGTACACACTTTGGCTGAAAATAGACTAAGGATAGAATTCTATTGTGACTTTACAGTAAACAGTTATTTTATGAAGAAGAAATCAGACAAACCACACTCTCAAACGTTGGCTTTTGTTTACAAGTAAAAAGCAGAAGTGAGAAGTTGTTTCTGTTCaaaagggaaaaactgatttaaaaatatcttGTCGTATGCATGAAAAATGATGCATCTTTCTCAAGCTTTAGCTGCTGTAGCACTCTGGAGCCATTCAGAAAAGAATTTAGAAAACATAATTCCACCATTGTTGTAGCAATAGCGAGGCTCGTCTTTGGGCTAAGCTAAATAACCATCCACTTACTCTCATAGTTTCCTTAAGTAGTAATTTctataagtaaaaaaaaaaaggcaattgaaacctttttttccatACAAGACCAAAAACATTTTGCTCAAACAAACTGGTGatatacacaaaacaaatcaaagcacaaaaaaaataaaagaagattcAAGCAATGATAGGGTGGTACATGTCTGTGGAAGGAGACAAAGAGTTGGGAGAATAGGTGAAAGTATGGCTGCTTGTGGATTCTCTTACATGGGTCAACGTGGTGCCCGGGGGCAGAGTTTAAGAGCATCATGGCAGTGGCAGCATCAATATCAGACTCTGGAAGAGGAGAGAACATGCATGATGGTCAGTCCTAGAGTGTGAGGGCATGGTAGCATGGTCTCTCGGCTAGGACTGGGGCTAGACTCCTCTAATCATTTTAAACCAGAGATATAATGATCTGATCACTGTTTAATGAATGGATTGGATGAACATTAgattcatgaaaacaaaccagAGGATATTGAGAGTCATCCAATCTCTACAGTCCTGACCAAGTGTCTAAAAGCCTCACAGCTTGCTTCTGGTGCTCTAAATTATTAATGATTACAGTGAGACCAAGTGCTCGACACTCAGCATCAGCAGAACCTCTGCCTGTCGTCAAGGTTACAAATCtaagaggcagaggagggaaCGAGGAGGCAGAGACATTGACTGGGAGCTCTCAACAATATGGAATACATGAGGCATCAATGACTGGAAAGCAAGAAATCAAACCAAGAGTTGAGGGTAAAAGCACGGTGATGCTGAATGTTCTGGGACTGAAATGTGCAAAGGCAACATAATCAAaatactgcacaaacacaagctaggaaaaaaaaaaaaaaaatgcaccgaTTGAAATTTATGGACATCTGCACATCGTTGAAAGGCAGGCAGCTTTTATCACATGAATCCAAACTTGAAAACAGATACGAGGTCACTTCGCTCTCACCTTTGAATGAGCAGCCTTCTAGAAAGTGGTGGGGAGGTGAGGAGGCACTGTGGAAGGAACGTAGACGACAGATACAGAAAACATTGAAGTTATTTGAAAAAGGGTTTTTTATGTCAAATCAAGTGAAAAAACTTcttgaataaaacaagaaagCCAGTTAGAATATGTTTTGCATAGGGTGATTGATTATGGTTTACCGGGGTGGGGAGGCGGGTGGTGTGCAGAAGGCATGTGCGGCAGGGAAGTGCTGCTTCTTAAGGGCTTGGATCAAGTTGGGGCGGTACTCTGGGTCCACACACCAAAGAGAACCTTTTCCATTGGCCTGTAGGGATGAGCAGGGACATTTAAACTATCATCAATGTAAGGAACTTCCCTGacaagacacaaggaaaagtCTGATATTTACGGTTTGaccaaaattattattattatttctttacaaAATTCCTGTTAGTTTCCCTTTAACTAAGCACATGTTTACAGCATTTATACAGCTGACTGCATTGGCAAAGCAGAACTTGTGattatgtgaaatgtgtgtagTTAATATTCATGTCTGCTGCCTTTCCAGCTTTTTCACTGCCATAACAAGCGTAAGACTACAATTTGTCCGAACAAAAAGCaccttttaaacacaaaatgctaaacttttatttaaaaaaacactgtttctttCTCTTAGCTGATACAGTAAATGGAAAAATCAACACAGTGATAGGTCGCATTTCATTATAGTGTCCTcattttgcacaaaaaaaaccttaaagcAATAGTTCTGAGACAAAGAGAGCGGAACACAGCAAACGCATGAGAAAGAATTCCTTAACAGCTTCAACAGAAGGAGCAAATAATTGCAGCTCTGAGTGAGGAATGAATGTGTCTCATGGTGATGTGTGCAGGAGTGTGTTAACTGTCACTTTATCTGATGGCAGCGTATTCTTGCCCAGCCTGGGAGGAGAATGGAGCGAGGAGGGAGGGGAATAACCTTGACTCAGATTACCAACCAGCCCTGATGCAGGAAGAAGGAAATGTCTCTATGGCAACGGAAACCACCAGCCAGTGTGTCATGTGAAACTATTGCTGGTCTCTCAGCAGACGAAGAGCCCACACTCGCTGTGCACCTGCATGCTGAGCGGTCTGCTCTGCACCATGTTTGCCACTGACTGAGCGCTAACCTCCATCCCATGGTGGGAAAATATCAGGTCTTAGCCAGACAGTTTTGGCACCATACACTATACTGGGCACAAGTCTGAACTCAAACCGAAGGCTCAATATGGCTAGCGTTGTGTCACTCCCTGTATTAATTATAGTAACATGCAAATGATGCTACGTATACTGGTTTGACACAGGCCTGAGAATGTCTTCCTGAGgatgtttgttttggtgttttggtgttttggtattaatctttaaaAGAGCTAGCtccattttcttctcctcaccACATTTTTCAACACATATAAAGCCAAAAAGCTAAATGGAAACTGCAACCAGTAGGAAGTGAATTAGCAACTTTACAACTCATCAATCTCATCTCAGAGTGTTTAAGCATTTGTCGCAAACATGTGCAAATGAGAAGGCCAACTTCTCTATTTTACACCCTTCTATACACGAAAAAGCAGAATCAGGCTGACATTTCTTTCCtgtatgtcatgtttgtttaacTCGTCTTGCCTTGTTCTGACAGTGGGATTCTTCTTACCCTGGTTAAAACAATTGCACTACCTTGCAGCGGATCAGGAGATAAAATCCTATCTTAGTGTGctgtgtttgcattttctctGAAGGAGGATCCACGACCTTGACTGGATTCCACCCTCAttgcagcagtgacagtggGTCCTGCAGATGTGTGTTACAGTCCCAGACACTATCACATGagacacactgcagcttcacACAGCGACACACAGGGACTCACTCTACTCAaacagtgtgttgctgtgtgaagCTGCAAATATTGATCTATGGAAGATATAGTAAAATATGAATGTATACTGATCAATGTTGTGTTCTCAGTGTGTACAGGTTTGGGCTTTGTGTGCAAACCTACCTTTCCCAAACTCCTCTCCACCTTGCGGAAGCATTTGTTGAGGGACAAGTTGTGACGAACTGAGTTCTTCCAGCCAGTGGGAGCATTTGAGAAATAAGGGAAGTGCTCAAGAATCCAGCCATAGATTTCTTTAACAGGCAGAGACTTGCTGGGAGACTGCTCAATGGCCATGTAGAtgagcagagaaaaagagaaggggGGTTTAGACTTCAACGAGTCCCGCTCCCTACTTCTGCTGTGtgctgaggatgaggaggatgtaGGGCCCTGGCTCGACCCGTAGTCTCCCTCTATGTCAAAAAGGGGGCTTCCACTGGGCTGAGCTTCGGGGCCCCCAAGTGTGAAGTTCTGAAGCAGGTTCTCGTGAAGCCAGTTGAGGTTGGTGAGCTCCTCGTCCTCCGCGCCTCCAGTGCGATCCACACTGGTTGCCAGTGGACTGGATGCACACTCTGCCTCGGGCAGTGTTCCTACACCACAGACACCTCTGAGCCCCGTCCGCTCCTCTTGCATACCCGGGATTTCCGTTTTCTTATCTGGTGACATTCCAATGATTGGACCCATTAAACCAAAGAGGTctggggggagagagaaagaaaagtggtTGTTGAACTCAATTTCAAAGTGTTGAAATAACTGAATGTGGCATACTGGACTGATATGCTCTTCGTAGCAATGACCTTGTTTGTCTATGTTTTCCCTGAGGGCACAACCCCTGTAGCTGTGTCTGTCTTGCCTCTTTTGTACTTCCTGACCCTCTCGCTCAATGCCCCTCTTCTCCGCTCATGACGAGGACAGAGAGGCCCTCAGCTCCCCTTCCCCTCTTCACTCAAGCCAAGGAGCTTTGAGAAGGTCCTCTTAAGCAACTGAACCAACTTAAGGCTCCACTCCTCAACGCCCACCTCACTTCCTGACAGGACTCAGCCGCTCGTTATGTACAAATGAGCATGAAACCATCCAATAACTGCAGGGACGAGTGGAAAGCCTCCATCTTACAGAGGGGATGGCTCTTACAGGCTGATCTCCCGCAATCAGACAGGATCAAGTCTCAATTTGTCACATGCCAGATTAAGTGGTGTGAAGGGGCTATAGCTGCAGTCAGTCATTTAAAAGCATTGAGAAATTCAATTTCGCCAGGAGCCCTGTCATTAACAAATTCCACCAAAGTACTCTTAATAATAAGACCATTTCTACATGAGCTTGGAGGAACCATGTCATCTTGTGTAACATTGAGCATTTTAATTGAACCAAACGTTCAGCATGTACTGTAGTACAGGTTTCGACACGATATACAATATTTCTACATCTCCTACCAACACAGACACCTGCATGATTGAGCTAATTTACTGTGGTCTTGCACATTGGTTGGTGAGGCCAAAAGCTCACAGAGATCACTCTCTGACTCAGCTACCACCAACCTTTATGAATTGggtgtcaccatgacaaccatgTGGTCCCTTAAACTAAGAGCAGAAATCCCACATACAGTCAACAGAAAAATAGGTAATCTAACAAGTTGCCCTGTGTTCTGGAGTGGTCCTGAATGCTCTGGATCCACACCAAGAAGGGAGTGGGATTttcaggagaggagagggaaggagaggtgTGTGGTGAATGGGTATATCTTTCCATATCTTAGTGTAAGAACTGGGTCAAAGAgaagtgtttgcacagtgcGCAGTACTAGCAAGGGAGTGTACAAACACTGGCACACAACAATCAGTTTGTGAAAGCAAGTCAGCAAGGACGGGAGCAGGAATAAGAAGCCATTAATGAATTTACGAAATGACCACTCAACTCTGAATTAGGGGAGATACataaaacagaaagacagaggcACTTCAAAATCTAGTgccatgacttttttttcaagacTAAAACACATGGTACATTTTGGTTTATTCTATAGATGGCTTCAATTTGGCTACATTGTGTTCCACATTCTTATGCCTGCCAATCCTCTACTGCAAGCACTGCTGTAATTTCATTTTGGTACCACGTGTACCTCTTTGATTTTGCTCACAACCGAAGAGGGAGTAAGTCAAAGAGGTTCCCAGACCAAAATGTAAAGGGACAGGCAGAGTAAACAGAGGAAGCAACACAACAATAGGGAAATCCTTTTTGCGCAATAAAACCAAGACAGAAACAGCCAAGTGAGATCCAGGGATTGAGAGGAAGGCAGAGGGAGAAGGGAGAGTCAGCTGAGGCCTAGTTGGTAGGTAGGCTATGTAAAGTCTAGGATGAATCACAGCTCTCAGCAAAATAGTGCAATGAGGGGCAGTGAGCGAATTGGCCATTTGTCTATTCTCAAgggacaaaacacaaaaaagatatTCCTTGACAAAAGGTTCCTGTTCTGAATTTATCCTTCAAATTTAAGCCTATATTGAGCTGTGCATATTTTTTAGTAACTGTTCAGGTAAAGTTAGGGGCATATTTTCAACAATGTAATAAAGAATAGGGGTTGTGTTGACATATTTAAACaacatagataaataaaaaacaatgcagCCAACTGACCAACCATGATGCCCTACTTTGGGCTGTTCATGATGAGTTTAAGCCAAGCCTACATCATGACCCACGTGCTGTGTTATATTATCCAATAAATCCTGATGACAAACACTTAGCTCTCAGTAACCAACAAGCTAAAGCCCCTTTTCAactggataaaaaaacaaaaacaaaaaacacataaccACATATTCATTTCTGGGTCAAATAAATCTATGTGGATGGTACTTTCTTGGATGTGTTCTTGAGCATGAACAGGACAAACATAAAGGCAAACTTCTCCACTGGGTCTACTTGCATTAGAAAAACCTATGAGTCAAACCATAACTTATGGTCTATAAGAGGTATAAGACAGGTCAGCCAAAAAAGGCCTAAACTGCATCAGGACCTCTGtcgattaaaaacattttttcataGTCAGAGAGAGTCAACTGTAAACACTACtttattcctctttttctgtgtatttgtttatctGTTGTGGCTGGGGAATGGAAATAAGGCATGCCTGGAGTAAAGTGTCAGACTGCTGATTCACCTTAAAAGCACCAGAGAACTGCACCTCAGTTCTTCCACATGGCACTGACCTCTCAGTATGGCCCTTGGGTACCAGACAGCGCTTATCCTCTTTTGAGGGATGCTCCAGAAGACCACATTTGAATATCAACAGACAGGCAGGGTGGACAGATGAGAAAG is part of the Solea senegalensis isolate Sse05_10M linkage group LG15, IFAPA_SoseM_1, whole genome shotgun sequence genome and harbors:
- the foxn2a gene encoding forkhead box protein N2 isoform X1, which produces MGPIIGMSPDKKTEIPGMQEERTGLRGVCGVGTLPEAECASSPLATSVDRTGGAEDEELTNLNWLHENLLQNFTLGGPEAQPSGSPLFDIEGDYGSSQGPTSSSSSAHSRSRERDSLKSKPPFSFSLLIYMAIEQSPSKSLPVKEIYGWILEHFPYFSNAPTGWKNSVRHNLSLNKCFRKVERSLGKANGKGSLWCVDPEYRPNLIQALKKQHFPAAHAFCTPPASPPRASSPPHHFLEGCSFKESDIDAATAMMLLNSAPGHHVDPCNSDGPLDLSRPDAFLVSSDPKQDHNYSSAALQRCSSRSSSSSLSSLDEGGCDRRQSRRAGSEGFHSDEDSDLWDERGTHQTSRRPPAIKWPVRKRARREAKPELDDELKEAAGSLLHLAGIRS
- the foxn2a gene encoding forkhead box protein N2 isoform X2, which codes for MGPIIGMSPDKKTEIPGMQEERTGLRGVCGVGTLPEAECASSPLATSVDRTGGAEDEELTNLNWLHENLLQNFTLGGPEAQPSGSPLFDIEGDYGSSQGPTSSSSSAHSRSRERDSLKSKPPFSFSLLIYMAIEQSPSKSLPVKEIYGWILEHFPYFSNAPTGWKNSVRHNLSLNKCFRKVERSLGKANGKGSLWCVDPEYRPNLIQALKKQHFPAAHAFCTPPASPPRASSPPHHFLEGCSFKGNSDGPLDLSRPDAFLVSSDPKQDHNYSSAALQRCSSRSSSSSLSSLDEGGCDRRQSRRAGSEGFHSDEDSDLWDERGTHQTSRRPPAIKWPVRKRARREAKPELDDELKEAAGSLLHLAGIRS